One Undibacter mobilis genomic region harbors:
- a CDS encoding heavy metal translocating P-type ATPase: protein MTVTDTLDVSPYIKPETDGTNGMDVAVEGITCGACIARIEHAVKSLPGVTEARVNYTNRRLHVAWSDALDEPARIFDTLRANGYRGHPFVPLRAEEEEAAETRRLTRCLAVAGFAAMNVMLLSVSVWSGNVTDITPETRDFFHWASALIALPAGAYAGQPFFTSAWAALRAGTLNMNVPISLGVILALGMSVVETANHAEHAYFDSALMLLFFLLVGRALEHAMRRKTRATAGNLAALRADTAHRFTGDELVNVLAAALKAGDRILVKPGERVPADGEVINGTSEIDDSLITGETARRAIKAGAKVYAGSLNFSGTLTLRVTAAGGNSLIDEIEKLLEKAASAKSRTRRLADEAARIYAPVVHVTAALTFAGWWLAGLSLHDSIIIAIAVLIITCPCALALAIPAVQVVASGALFKRGIILNAGDAIERLAEADTIVFDKTGTLTLPEPRVVNAAEIDADLLTAASRLAQSSRHPLAMALAKEAVSTAPFDGATEEPGQGVRAVVDGAEMRLGSAAFCRVPSGVSGEGTSHIYFRHGERTANFAIAQSLRPDAVATVQALRDLGFDLRILSGDRREAVAPVAETLGIQQWRAGVNPAEKIAVIDTLKNEGRRVLMVGDGLNDAPSLAAAHVSLSPISAADVTQAHADAVFLGERLVGVLDAVTISRRARRLMVENLWLAVIYNFIAVPVAIAGLVTPLIAAAAMSGSSLLVTLNALRANVKDAGADQSAVSPLASENPAAGVAPSRGRTENVGLPAETRMT, encoded by the coding sequence GTCGTCTGCATGTCGCATGGTCCGATGCACTGGATGAGCCGGCGCGTATCTTCGATACCTTGCGCGCCAATGGCTATCGCGGCCATCCCTTCGTGCCGCTGCGCGCCGAGGAAGAAGAAGCCGCCGAGACGCGCCGGCTGACGCGCTGCCTCGCGGTTGCCGGCTTTGCGGCAATGAACGTGATGCTGCTCTCGGTGTCGGTGTGGTCCGGCAATGTCACCGACATCACGCCGGAGACGCGCGATTTCTTCCACTGGGCGTCGGCGCTCATTGCGTTGCCGGCCGGCGCCTATGCCGGCCAGCCGTTCTTCACCAGCGCCTGGGCTGCGCTGCGCGCCGGCACGCTCAACATGAACGTGCCGATCTCGCTCGGCGTCATCCTGGCGCTCGGCATGTCGGTGGTCGAGACCGCCAACCACGCCGAACACGCCTATTTCGATTCGGCCTTGATGCTGCTGTTCTTCCTGCTGGTGGGGCGGGCGCTGGAGCATGCCATGCGCCGCAAGACGCGCGCCACCGCCGGCAATCTCGCCGCGCTGCGCGCCGATACGGCGCACCGCTTTACAGGCGACGAACTTGTCAATGTCCTGGCGGCTGCGCTCAAGGCCGGCGATCGCATTCTGGTGAAGCCCGGCGAGCGCGTGCCCGCCGACGGCGAAGTCATCAACGGCACCTCGGAGATCGACGACAGCCTCATCACTGGCGAAACCGCGCGTCGCGCCATCAAGGCGGGCGCCAAAGTCTATGCCGGCAGCCTGAATTTCTCCGGCACGCTGACGCTGCGTGTCACCGCCGCAGGCGGCAACTCCCTGATCGACGAGATCGAGAAGCTGCTGGAGAAGGCCGCCAGCGCAAAATCGCGTACGCGGCGGCTGGCCGACGAAGCGGCGCGCATTTATGCGCCGGTGGTGCATGTCACCGCGGCGCTGACCTTCGCCGGCTGGTGGCTGGCCGGACTATCGCTGCACGATTCGATCATCATCGCCATTGCGGTGCTGATCATCACTTGTCCTTGCGCGCTCGCGCTCGCCATTCCGGCGGTGCAGGTGGTCGCCTCCGGCGCCCTGTTCAAGCGCGGTATCATCCTCAATGCCGGCGACGCCATCGAACGCCTGGCCGAGGCCGACACCATTGTATTCGACAAGACCGGCACCCTGACACTGCCCGAGCCGCGGGTGGTCAACGCCGCGGAGATCGACGCCGATCTGTTGACAGCCGCGTCGCGGCTGGCGCAATCGAGCCGGCATCCGCTGGCGATGGCGCTGGCGAAGGAGGCCGTGAGCACCGCGCCCTTCGACGGTGCGACGGAAGAGCCGGGGCAGGGCGTGCGCGCGGTGGTCGATGGCGCCGAGATGCGGCTCGGTAGTGCGGCGTTCTGTCGTGTTCCTTCGGGAGTGAGCGGAGAGGGCACGTCCCACATCTATTTCCGCCACGGCGAGCGCACCGCCAATTTCGCGATTGCGCAGAGCCTGCGGCCCGACGCGGTGGCGACCGTACAGGCGCTGCGCGATCTCGGTTTCGATCTACGTATTTTGTCCGGCGATCGCCGGGAAGCGGTGGCGCCGGTGGCCGAAACGCTGGGCATTCAGCAATGGCGTGCCGGCGTCAATCCGGCGGAGAAAATCGCCGTCATCGACACGCTCAAGAACGAGGGCCGGCGCGTGCTGATGGTGGGTGACGGGCTCAACGATGCGCCCTCGCTCGCGGCCGCGCATGTTTCGCTGTCGCCGATCTCGGCCGCCGATGTGACGCAAGCGCACGCCGATGCCGTGTTCCTCGGCGAACGGTTGGTGGGCGTGCTCGACGCGGTGACCATCTCGCGGCGCGCGCGTCGCCTGATGGTCGAGAATCTATGGCTCGCGGTGATTTACAACTTTATCGCCGTGCCGGTTGCGATTGCCGGCCTGGTGACGCCGCTGATTGCCGCTGCGGCAATGTCCGGCTCATCGCTGCTGGTAACGCTGAATGCTCTGCGCGCCAATGTTAAAGACGCGGGCGCCGATCAAAGCGCCGTTTCACCTCTCGCAAGCGAGAATCCAGCTGCCGGCGTCGCGCCGTCGCGGGGACGAACGGAGAATGTCGGGTTGCCTGCAGAAACGAGGATGACATGA
- the ccoS gene encoding cbb3-type cytochrome oxidase assembly protein CcoS: MNIIVYLLPLALGLGLLGLFAFLWALRSGQYNDMEGAAYRVLSDDDVEK; this comes from the coding sequence ATGAACATCATCGTCTACTTGCTGCCGCTGGCGCTGGGCCTCGGTCTGCTCGGGCTGTTCGCCTTTCTCTGGGCGTTGCGCAGCGGGCAATACAACGACATGGAAGGCGCGGCCTATCGCGTTCTGTCGGATGATGATGTGGAGAAGTAG
- a CDS encoding cupin domain-containing protein: MAKKRSKTRKKLPKPVQPRKPAKPNARRAVSAKTRVKKPTQKFHVSHHNEADFDQGLRTYAKYRDLGLALATSGMVQAHVIRFIPPFKAEDVAKPHFHDVDLQMIYVLKGWYKTEFEGEGVHTFEAGACWIQPPKIKHTVLGYSDDCELLEIVLPAEFETVMLGK, from the coding sequence ATGGCCAAAAAGCGCTCCAAAACAAGGAAAAAGCTGCCGAAGCCCGTTCAGCCGCGCAAACCGGCCAAGCCGAACGCACGCCGCGCCGTCTCGGCGAAAACGCGCGTCAAGAAGCCGACGCAAAAGTTTCACGTCAGCCATCACAACGAAGCCGATTTCGACCAGGGCCTGCGCACTTACGCCAAGTATCGCGACCTGGGCCTCGCCCTCGCCACCTCCGGCATGGTGCAGGCGCATGTCATCCGCTTCATCCCGCCGTTCAAGGCGGAGGATGTCGCCAAGCCGCATTTCCACGACGTCGATCTGCAGATGATCTACGTGCTCAAGGGCTGGTACAAAACCGAGTTCGAAGGCGAAGGCGTTCACACCTTCGAGGCCGGCGCCTGCTGGATTCAGCCGCCGAAGATCAAGCACACCGTGCTCGGCTATTCCGACGACTGCGAACTGTTGGAGATCGTACTGCCGGCGGAGTTCGAAACGGTGATGCTGGGAAAGTGA
- a CDS encoding YaiI/YqxD family protein: MEDPSTPLIRIFVDADACPVKNEVYRVAERYGLKVFIVANSFMNVPRSDLIERVIVPEGPDVADGWIAERAGAHDIVITADIPLAARCVKNGASVLSPSGKVFDDDAIGMALASRNLMADLRSAGAVTRGPPPLSRQDVSRFLSALDLAVVKVKRKAGV, from the coding sequence ATGGAAGACCCGTCAACGCCCCTTATCCGGATTTTCGTCGATGCGGATGCCTGCCCGGTCAAGAACGAGGTTTACCGGGTCGCCGAGCGCTACGGGCTGAAGGTCTTTATCGTCGCCAACTCGTTCATGAACGTGCCGCGCAGCGACCTGATCGAGCGCGTCATCGTGCCCGAAGGCCCGGACGTCGCCGATGGCTGGATCGCCGAACGCGCGGGCGCTCATGACATCGTCATTACCGCCGACATTCCGCTGGCGGCACGCTGCGTCAAGAACGGCGCGAGCGTGCTGTCGCCGTCGGGCAAGGTATTTGACGACGACGCCATCGGCATGGCGCTCGCGAGCCGCAACCTGATGGCCGACCTGCGCAGCGCCGGCGCGGTGACGCGCGGCCCGCCGCCTTTGTCGCGGCAGGATGTGTCGCGGTTCCTGTCGGCGCTGGATCTGGCGGTGGTGAAGGTGAAGAGGAAGGCGGGGGTGTAG
- a CDS encoding orotate phosphoribosyltransferase, with the protein MTTDAHFLDRDTIAELTARMYLDTGAVRFMGDKPFIFTSGWASPVYNDSRWLISFPDVRTAIMGYMVNAIDRDIGRDKLDAVAGGETAGIPFAAWVADRMHLPMQYVRKKPKGFGRGSQIEGELKAGQRVLLVEDLATDGRSKVNFVKAIRDADGHCDHCTVIFFYNIYKEGEKVLGDLGVKLHYLTTWRDVLRVAKKMDRFEPKMLAEVENFINDPAGWSKAHGGVSTAAAE; encoded by the coding sequence ATGACCACAGACGCCCATTTCCTCGACCGCGACACCATCGCCGAACTGACCGCGCGCATGTATCTCGACACCGGCGCGGTGCGGTTCATGGGCGACAAGCCCTTTATCTTCACCTCCGGCTGGGCGAGCCCGGTCTATAACGACTCGCGCTGGCTGATCTCCTTCCCGGACGTGCGTACGGCGATCATGGGTTACATGGTCAACGCCATCGATCGCGACATCGGCCGCGACAAGCTCGACGCCGTGGCCGGCGGCGAGACCGCCGGCATTCCGTTTGCCGCCTGGGTCGCCGACCGCATGCACCTGCCGATGCAATATGTGCGCAAGAAGCCCAAGGGCTTCGGCCGCGGCTCGCAGATCGAGGGCGAACTGAAAGCCGGCCAGCGCGTGCTGCTGGTCGAGGACCTCGCCACCGACGGCCGCAGCAAGGTCAATTTCGTCAAGGCGATCCGCGACGCCGACGGCCACTGCGACCACTGCACGGTGATCTTCTTCTACAACATCTACAAAGAGGGCGAGAAAGTCCTCGGCGATCTCGGCGTCAAGCTGCATTACCTGACGACCTGGCGCGACGTGCTGCGCGTCGCCAAGAAGATGGATCGGTTCGAGCCGAAGATGCTGGCCGAGGTCGAGAACTTCATCAACGATCCGGCCGGCTGGTCGAAGGCCCATGGCGGCGTGAGCACCGCGGCGGCGGAGTGA
- a CDS encoding ABC transporter ATP-binding protein — protein MGEPLLRLQNVTAGYGDAVVLNDVSLDIAESGALAVLGRNGVGKSTLMLTIMGFTQMRAGRVFWRGQDISRQPPHWRANNGIAWVAQEREIFPSLSVEENLTVAAQRGAWTLETIYQMFPRLSERKRNMGNQLSGGEQQMLAIARALMTNPSLLLLDEPFEGLAPVIVEELIRAVKQMLAGQKLAIVLVEQHTDVALELTANAIVLERGAVMHRAPSAELQKDTETLERYVGLRVAAEH, from the coding sequence ATGGGTGAGCCCCTCCTCCGGCTTCAGAATGTGACGGCGGGCTACGGCGACGCCGTGGTGCTCAACGACGTCTCGCTCGACATTGCCGAAAGCGGCGCGCTGGCCGTGCTCGGCCGCAACGGCGTCGGTAAATCGACGCTGATGCTCACCATCATGGGCTTTACCCAGATGCGCGCCGGGCGCGTGTTCTGGCGCGGTCAGGACATTTCGCGGCAGCCGCCGCATTGGCGCGCCAATAACGGCATCGCCTGGGTGGCGCAGGAGCGCGAGATTTTCCCGTCGCTGTCGGTCGAGGAAAACCTCACGGTCGCAGCGCAACGCGGCGCCTGGACGCTCGAGACGATCTACCAGATGTTTCCGCGCCTGTCCGAGCGCAAGCGCAACATGGGCAACCAGCTTTCCGGCGGCGAGCAGCAAATGCTGGCCATCGCCCGCGCCCTGATGACCAACCCGTCGCTGCTGCTGCTCGACGAGCCGTTCGAGGGCCTCGCCCCCGTCATCGTCGAGGAGCTGATCCGCGCCGTGAAGCAGATGCTGGCCGGGCAGAAGCTCGCCATCGTTCTGGTCGAGCAGCATACCGACGTGGCGCTGGAACTGACCGCCAACGCCATCGTGCTGGAGCGCGGCGCGGTGATGCACCGGGCGCCGTCCGCCGAGCTGCAAAAGGACACCGAAACCCTGGAGCGCTATGTCGGCCTGCGGGTCGCGGCGGAGCATTAG
- a CDS encoding ABC transporter ATP-binding protein, which translates to MTAQTGTVAPSHKGAIAKGTIALSTRGVQKSFGSLVVARDIDIDLPVGARYALIGPNGAGKTTLINLMTGMLVPNAGQITLGGEDVTAMKPQDRVKRGLARTFQINTLFAGLNPLEAVTLAVCERRGIAGRFWQNIAGNKDAIEEAYEILAKLKLGDACYQTTRELPYGRQRLLEIALALATKPKVLLLDEPAAGVPHEESGEIFEVVAGLSDELTLLFIEHDMHVVFRFATHIIVLVGGAIFTQGSPAEISSDPGVREVYLGTRKHG; encoded by the coding sequence ATGACCGCGCAAACGGGAACCGTCGCGCCGTCCCATAAAGGCGCCATCGCCAAAGGCACGATCGCTCTTTCCACCCGCGGCGTGCAGAAGAGCTTCGGCTCGCTGGTGGTGGCGCGCGACATCGACATCGACCTGCCGGTCGGTGCCCGCTACGCGCTGATCGGCCCGAACGGCGCCGGCAAGACCACGCTCATCAATCTGATGACCGGCATGCTGGTGCCGAATGCCGGTCAGATCACCCTTGGCGGCGAGGACGTCACGGCGATGAAGCCGCAGGACCGCGTCAAGCGCGGGCTCGCGCGCACCTTCCAGATCAACACCTTGTTTGCCGGCTTGAACCCGCTCGAAGCCGTGACGCTCGCGGTCTGCGAGCGCCGCGGCATTGCCGGCCGTTTCTGGCAGAACATCGCCGGCAACAAGGACGCGATCGAGGAGGCCTACGAAATCCTCGCCAAACTCAAGCTCGGCGACGCCTGCTATCAGACGACGCGCGAACTGCCTTATGGCCGCCAGCGACTGCTGGAAATTGCGCTGGCGCTCGCGACCAAGCCGAAGGTGCTGCTGCTCGACGAGCCGGCCGCCGGCGTGCCGCACGAGGAGTCCGGTGAGATCTTCGAGGTCGTCGCCGGTCTGTCGGACGAATTGACCCTGCTGTTTATCGAGCACGACATGCATGTCGTGTTCCGCTTCGCCACCCACATCATCGTGCTGGTCGGCGGCGCCATCTTCACGCAAGGCTCGCCGGCCGAAATCTCGTCCGACCCCGGCGTGCGCGAAGTTTATCTGGGGACGCGCAAACATGGGTGA
- a CDS encoding branched-chain amino acid ABC transporter permease has translation MTTLDVTRAMTPQTYMQQLSRWRAIEIAFWLATLLPFWLFPTYLSLASQIAITALFALSLDLILGYAGVVSLGHAAFFGLGAYTAGIFSKFFWGEPFSGLLVAAVVAGLVGYLSSFIVSRFRHLTLIMITLGLGLLLHEAANSASWLTGGSDGLQGVAIKPVFGVFKFDLYGYTAYGYALAILFVCFLLTRRLINSPFGLALRGIRENIVRMPAIGADSRAHIRKVYTISAIIAGIAGAILAQTTETVSLEVLSFERSADVLVMLVLGGAGRLYGGLIGAAVFMIARDQFSGIAPQYWYFWIGILLVVVVMLLPNGILGGLSKLFSRWSRK, from the coding sequence ATGACAACGCTTGATGTGACCCGCGCCATGACCCCGCAAACCTACATGCAGCAATTGAGCCGCTGGCGGGCGATCGAGATCGCCTTCTGGCTGGCGACGCTGCTGCCGTTCTGGCTGTTTCCGACCTATCTGTCGCTGGCCAGCCAGATCGCCATTACGGCGCTGTTCGCGCTGTCGCTCGATTTGATCCTTGGCTATGCCGGCGTCGTCTCGCTCGGCCATGCCGCGTTCTTCGGTCTCGGGGCCTACACCGCCGGCATCTTCAGCAAATTTTTCTGGGGCGAGCCGTTCAGCGGCCTGCTCGTGGCCGCGGTCGTCGCCGGGCTCGTGGGCTATCTGTCGAGCTTCATCGTGTCGCGCTTCCGGCATCTGACGCTGATCATGATCACGCTCGGCCTCGGCCTGCTGCTGCACGAGGCCGCCAACAGCGCCAGCTGGCTCACCGGCGGTTCGGACGGCCTGCAGGGCGTGGCGATCAAGCCGGTGTTCGGCGTTTTCAAGTTCGACCTCTACGGCTACACGGCCTACGGCTATGCGCTTGCCATCCTGTTCGTCTGCTTCCTACTCACGCGCCGGCTGATCAATTCGCCGTTCGGGCTGGCGCTGCGCGGCATCCGCGAAAACATCGTGCGCATGCCGGCGATCGGCGCCGACAGTCGGGCCCACATCCGCAAGGTCTATACGATTTCGGCAATCATCGCTGGGATCGCCGGCGCCATCCTCGCGCAGACGACCGAAACCGTATCGCTCGAAGTGCTGAGTTTCGAACGTTCGGCCGACGTGCTGGTGATGCTGGTGCTGGGCGGCGCGGGACGCCTGTATGGCGGCCTGATCGGCGCCGCGGTGTTCATGATCGCACGCGACCAGTTCTCCGGCATCGCGCCGCAGTACTGGTATTTCTGGATCGGTATTCTTCTCGTGGTGGTGGTGATGCTGTTGCCGAACGGCATTCTCGGCGGCTTGTCGAAACTGTTCTCGCGTTGGAGTCGCAAATGA
- a CDS encoding branched-chain amino acid ABC transporter permease: MLPPVFGVLFDGIAYGMLLFLLSVGMSVTLGLMNFVNLAHCAFAMLGAYVTVMLMKDFHWNFFATLPVSFLVTALVSVVIERTLYRRLYRATDLDQVLLTIGLAFISVAVAAWFFGTTQQPISVPGYMRGSINVLGLNIGIYRLFLVAVGIVVTILLVMTLEHTRFGAQVRAAVDNQRMARGLGIDVDRTFAVTFALGSGLAGLGGALAIEIVGLDPHFAFVYLVYVLIIVSVGGLGSIAGSFAAACLIGISDIAGKYYVPELGAFLIYLVMVAVLMWKPAGLFGKR; this comes from the coding sequence ATGCTCCCTCCCGTTTTCGGCGTCCTGTTCGACGGCATTGCCTACGGCATGCTTCTGTTCCTGCTGTCGGTCGGCATGTCGGTGACGCTTGGCCTGATGAACTTCGTCAATCTGGCGCATTGCGCCTTCGCCATGCTCGGCGCCTACGTCACCGTCATGCTGATGAAGGACTTCCACTGGAATTTCTTCGCCACGCTGCCGGTCTCCTTCCTGGTCACCGCGCTGGTGAGCGTCGTCATCGAACGCACCTTGTACCGCCGGCTCTATCGCGCCACCGACCTCGATCAGGTGCTGCTGACCATCGGCCTCGCCTTCATTTCGGTCGCCGTCGCCGCCTGGTTCTTCGGCACCACGCAACAGCCGATTTCCGTGCCGGGCTACATGCGCGGCTCGATCAACGTGCTCGGGCTGAATATCGGCATATACCGCCTGTTCCTGGTCGCGGTCGGCATCGTCGTGACCATCCTCCTGGTGATGACGCTCGAGCACACGCGCTTCGGCGCGCAGGTCCGGGCTGCGGTCGATAACCAGCGCATGGCGCGCGGCCTCGGCATCGATGTCGACCGCACCTTCGCCGTCACCTTCGCGCTCGGCTCGGGTCTGGCGGGCCTCGGCGGCGCGCTCGCGATCGAGATCGTCGGCCTCGATCCGCATTTCGCCTTCGTCTATCTCGTCTATGTGCTGATCATCGTCTCGGTCGGCGGCCTCGGCTCCATCGCCGGTTCGTTCGCCGCCGCCTGCCTGATCGGCATCAGCGATATCGCCGGCAAGTATTACGTGCCCGAGCTCGGCGCCTTCCTCATTTATCTGGTGATGGTGGCGGTGCTGATGTGGAAGCCGGCTGGCCTGTTCGGGAAACGGTGA
- a CDS encoding ABC transporter substrate-binding protein: MKTMLYASAATIAVALMAPAHAQDTVKIGVILPYSGQFADGAKQMDAGIKLYMKMNGDTVAGKKIEIIRKDVAGPQPPVAKRLAQELIVRDNVDILAGFLLTPNAMAASDVSAEAKKFMVIMNAATSIITTKSNYSVRTSHTLPQVSATMGTWAAKNGVKKSYTMVSDYGPGHDAETSFQAALKAAGGETVGSVRMAVANPDFSAYVQRAKDLGPESIFVFIPGGAQPAAIGKAFAERGIDSSKTKILGTGELTDDSALANMGDTALGVITAWTYDHNHKSALNEKFVAEYRKDNNGENPNFFVAGGYDGMHVIYEALKKTGGKTDGEALVNAAKGLKWEAPRGPMMIDPETRDIVQTIYIRKVEKVGGKLVNVEFDKVENVKDPVKAAMK, translated from the coding sequence ATGAAGACCATGCTCTATGCCAGCGCGGCCACGATCGCCGTGGCGCTGATGGCGCCGGCTCATGCCCAGGACACCGTCAAGATCGGCGTGATCCTGCCCTATTCCGGCCAGTTCGCCGACGGCGCCAAGCAGATGGATGCCGGCATCAAGCTCTATATGAAGATGAATGGCGACACCGTCGCCGGCAAGAAGATCGAGATCATTCGCAAGGACGTGGCCGGCCCGCAGCCGCCGGTCGCCAAGCGACTGGCGCAAGAACTGATCGTGCGCGACAATGTCGACATCCTCGCCGGCTTCCTGCTGACGCCGAACGCCATGGCGGCGTCCGACGTGTCGGCCGAAGCCAAGAAGTTCATGGTGATCATGAACGCGGCGACATCGATCATCACCACCAAGTCGAACTACTCGGTGCGCACCTCGCACACGCTGCCGCAGGTGTCGGCGACAATGGGCACCTGGGCCGCCAAGAACGGCGTCAAGAAGTCCTACACCATGGTCTCGGACTACGGTCCCGGCCATGACGCCGAAACCAGCTTCCAGGCGGCACTCAAGGCGGCCGGCGGCGAAACGGTCGGCTCCGTGCGCATGGCGGTCGCCAATCCGGACTTCTCGGCTTATGTCCAGCGCGCCAAGGATCTCGGTCCGGAATCGATCTTCGTCTTCATCCCCGGCGGTGCGCAGCCGGCGGCCATCGGCAAGGCTTTCGCCGAACGCGGCATCGACAGCAGCAAGACCAAGATCCTCGGCACCGGCGAACTGACCGACGATTCCGCGCTCGCCAACATGGGCGACACCGCGCTCGGCGTCATCACCGCCTGGACCTACGATCACAATCACAAGTCCGCGCTCAACGAGAAGTTTGTCGCCGAGTACCGCAAGGACAACAACGGCGAGAACCCGAACTTCTTCGTCGCCGGCGGCTATGACGGCATGCACGTCATCTACGAAGCGCTGAAGAAGACCGGCGGCAAGACCGACGGCGAGGCGCTCGTCAACGCCGCCAAGGGCCTCAAGTGGGAAGCCCCGCGCGGCCCGATGATGATCGATCCTGAAACGCGCGACATCGTTCAGACCATCTACATCCGCAAGGTCGAGAAAGTCGGCGGCAAGCTCGTCAATGTCGAGTTCGACAAGGTCGAGAACGTCAAGGACCCGGTCAAGGCGGCCATGAAGTAA